A window of Candidatus Peribacteraceae bacterium genomic DNA:
TCCGGGCGGCCGCCTGCAAGCCGATGGACGCCGCCATCTTGAAGGCGAATTCGTTGGAGTCCACGTCGTGGTACGAGCCGTCCGTAAGGTCCACCAGGATATCCACGAGCGGGTAGCCCGCCAGCACGCCGCGGCTCATGCCTTCCTGGAAACCCTTGTCGCAGGCGGGGATGAACTCGCGCGGGATGCGGCCGGAAACGATGTTGTTCTCGAAGGTGTAGCCCTTGCCCGGCTCCTGGGGCTTGAGATTAAAGACCACGTGGCCGTACTGCCCGCGCCCGCCCGTCTGCTTGATGTACTTCTCCTCGTGCTCCACTTCCTTCTGGATCGTCTCGCGATAAGCCACCTGCGGGTTGCCGACGTTGGTTTCCACCTTGAATTCGCGTCGCATGCGGTCGACGATGATATCCAGGTGGAGCTCGCCCATGCCGTGCAGGACGGTCTGGCCCGTCTCATCGTCGGTGCGGACACGCAGGGTGGGATCCTCTTCCGCCAGTTTCTGCAACGCCACGCCCATCTTCTCCTGGTCCGCCTTGGTCTTGGGCTCCACGGCGAGGGAGATGACGGGTTCCGCGAAGGTGATGGATTCGAGCTGGACGGGATGCGCCTCTTCGCAGATGGTATCGCCCGTACGCGTGTCCTTGAGGCCGATCACCGCGCCGATGTCGCCCGCCTCGATCTGTTCGATCTCCTGCCGCGAGTTTGCATGCAGGCGTACGATGCGCCCGATGCGCTCCTTGTTGCCCGTGCGGGAGTTGGTGACGTAACTGCCGGACTTGAGGACGCCGGAGTACACGCGAACGAAGATGAGCCTCCCCACGAAGGGGTCCGTGGCGATCTTGAACGCGAGCGAGGTCATGGGCTCGTCATTGCTTGGCTTGCGCAGCACCGGTTCCCCCGTCTTGGCGTCCGTCCCCTTCACGGGAGGCAGTTCGATGGGGGAAGGCAGGTACGCCACCACGGCGTCCAGCATGGGTTGCACGCCCATGTTCTTCAGCGAGGACCCGCAGAGGACGGGATAGAGCCTGTTGGCAACGGTGGCGATGCGCAGCCCCGTGCGGATCTGGTCATCCGTGAGTGCGCTGTTCTGCAGGAATGCGTCCATGAGCTCGTCGTTGCTGTTCTCCGCCACCTTCTCCATGAGGATGAGACGGTACTCCTGCACTTGGTTCTTCATGTCCTCCGGGACGGGGATCTCCTTGAGCAATTCCCCGTTCTTCCCCTCGAACGCGTACGCCTTCTGCGCGATGATATCGATGAGGCCGGAGAATTCGGCTTCCGCGCCGATGGGCAGTTGGATGGCCACCGCATTCTTGCTCAG
This region includes:
- the fusA gene encoding elongation factor G, with translation MDLKNVRNIGIIAHIDAGKTTTSERILYYTGRTHKIGEVHEGEATMDWMEQERERGITITSAATQAHWKTKQPDGSELDTVINLIDTPGHVDFTAEVERSLRVLDGGVVVFDGSQGVEPQSETVWRQADKYHVPRLAFINKMDKTGGNFFMSLDSIFDRLSKNAVAIQLPIGAEAEFSGLIDIIAQKAYAFEGKNGELLKEIPVPEDMKNQVQEYRLILMEKVAENSNDELMDAFLQNSALTDDQIRTGLRIATVANRLYPVLCGSSLKNMGVQPMLDAVVAYLPSPIELPPVKGTDAKTGEPVLRKPSNDEPMTSLAFKIATDPFVGRLIFVRVYSGVLKSGSYVTNSRTGNKERIGRIVRLHANSRQEIEQIEAGDIGAVIGLKDTRTGDTICEEAHPVQLESITFAEPVISLAVEPKTKADQEKMGVALQKLAEEDPTLRVRTDDETGQTVLHGMGELHLDIIVDRMRREFKVETNVGNPQVAYRETIQKEVEHEEKYIKQTGGRGQYGHVVFNLKPQEPGKGYTFENNIVSGRIPREFIPACDKGFQEGMSRGVLAGYPLVDILVDLTDGSYHDVDSNEFAFKMAASIGLQAAARKADPVILEPVMKVEVVTPEEFFGDIMGDLNSRRGTILGTSERGTAKVIDAHVPLAEMFGYATDMRSMTQGRASYSMEPSHYAKVPKNKAEEVIAARSGGK